The following nucleotide sequence is from Phocoena phocoena chromosome 17, mPhoPho1.1, whole genome shotgun sequence.
CTGCCGGGCCCTCCCCGGCCCCCGGGCCCCCGGGCTCCTCCTTTTTGCAGAAGACCTCGAAGCGGCTGTAGACGCGCTTCTCTTTGCGCATGCTCTCCATGCGGTGCAGCAGTCGGTCGCGCTCGGCGGCGCCGGCTGGCAGCGCGCGGTTCAGCCGGCCTCGGGTCCCCAGGCTGTCTGCGAGGAAGATGGCAGAACATTTGTCCTTGTCGGACATGTCAGGGGCCCGGCCGCCGGCAGCTGGAGGGTGGCCCGGCTCAGGGCTGCTCTGGGCCGGGGTCGGCGCGGCGCCTCCGCGGTGCTTCTGGCCGTGGGCGCTGATCTGCTCCAGGATGGCTTTCGTATCATCCCGCAGGTTGCTACTGTACAAGGCATTGGCCGTGGCCGAGGCCACGCACCCCCGCGGGCCCCGCTCCTCTCCTGTGGCAGCCTCGGTGCTGTCGGCCTGGCTTGGCGATGGCCGCCGGGGGCTCTCAGGTTGCCCATTCTCCTGCGGCACCGGGAAGCTACCCTCATCCTCCGCGCGCCGCTCGCCCTTGGGGCTCAGCAGCTGCCGCAGCCGCGCAGATCCCCTGCGCAGGATCTCCATGGGGCCACCAGGCGCCTCCTCTGTGGGCCCCGTCTTTGGAGACTCCccggagaaggggagggggaggctgccCCTGTGTTCCGGCACAGGGGGCACCGGGGACACCGGGCTTCCCTTGTGCTCAGGGTAGGCAGAAGCGGGACTCCCCTTCTGCTCGGTAAATCCCGTGGTGGGCCTGTCTCTGCAGCTGGGAAACCCTGCAGTGGGACTTCCCTTCCGCTCGGGGTAAGCTGAGGTGGGGATCCCTTTTGGCTCAGAGTGGGGCGGCTGGTGCGCCCCAGGCCCCTCTGGTGGGGGGCTGTCCCGCCCTTGCGGGGAGGTGGAGCGGCCCTGggtggagaggaagcaggaaggcAGCCGGTCAGCGCCACCGCTGCTCCCGCCCAGTGTGTCCAGCAGCTGCGTGGCGGTGAGAGCGGCGGTTCCCGGCTGCCGCTTGGCCTCCTGGTGCAGCTGCTGCGTGAAGGAGTCGCGCAGGTCTAGCAGGCAGCTTTCGAGGCTGCGGTGCTCGCTCCCAACGCCCCCAGGCGCCGACACCTCCTCCCGCCACGCCTGGGACAGGACAGCCTTGCTGTGGCTGGCGACCGTGACTGCCGCCCCCATGCCGCCGGTGTCTCGAGTCGGGCCCTTGTATTTCTCCAGGAGCTCGGCCACCTTGGTGGAGACAGCAGAGTGCATGGCCTTGCCACCGGACGCCGGCATCTCGCTCACCACCTGCTCCCTCTCCGCGGTGGCCACAACAGCTCCGCCCGTGCCCTCCGCCTGCGACGCGCTGAAGATGAGGGAGGAGCGCAGCCGCGAGCTGCGCTGGATCAGCGGGTTCGGGCGCGAGCGGAAAGAGTCCTGCTTGGCCAGGCCTGCCTCCAGGCCCTCGGGCTCGGAGCTGTCGCCACCACCGCTGCCGGAGCCCGGGAAGGACGTGGGCACACGGAAGCTCGAGGTCAGCAGGTCCCCGGCGGCCACCCGGCCCCCAGAAACCAACACGTCGTCTTCATAGGCCTCGGCCTCCATGGGTGTGGGCAGGCCCTCTTCGCCAGCATCCTCACCGTGACAGCCGCTCAGGTAGGAGGTGAGGCGCCAGTGCCGCAGTCCCGCCCTCCCCTCGGGCCGGCCTCTGCGCTCTGGCTCTGGCTTGGGCACAGTCTCTGGGCCTAGCCTCGTCACCGCTTGGCAAGGGAAGCGCTGTCCCAGGTTGGGGGATGGGGCCCCGGCCGGTTCCAGACCGCGGGGCCTGGGCCCGAAGGCAGGGTCAGAGCCATGGCGCACCTCCCGTGAGGCACTGGATGGCACGTAGTCCAGCCGCTGGGGTCCGTCCGGGCCGAGCTCCGGAAAGCGTTGCCCGGCGCCCAGCGTGAAGTCGTCATGGTCCGCGAAGCCAGGGCGGCCAGCGCGCAGCTTCTCGAACAGGCCCTGTGGGCGTGCTGGTGCAAGCTGCGGATCCCACTGGTAGTGCTGCTGGTAGAGCTGGTCGCGGTGGAAGTGGCTGGTCTGGAAGCGTAAGTCATCACCGTGGCCGAGGAACGTCTGCCGTGACACCTGTCGCGCGGCAGCGAAATTCTCCACGGCTCCCGTGCCGTCGGCGGCCGCGTAGCTGTGCCTTTTGAAGGCGTCCATCTCTTGGTGCCGCGCCTGAAAGAAGCCCCGCGGGCCCAAGAGCTCCCCGCCTGGTCCGGCCTCGGCGTCCAGATGCCGCGACAGTGGCCACAGCCCCGTGTGCGGCTCCAGGGCGCCCCCCGGCATCCGCGGTGACTCCTCTCGACGGAGGGCCGACAGGAAGTGGCGGTCGGGGTCAAGGAATGAGGGGAAGCCCAGGCCTTCTTCCCGAGGCGGTGGGAACAGGAGGTGGGCTCGTTTGGGTAAGGAGAAAGGGGTCAACGCCCCGGTCACCTGGCCACCCATGAGGGGCCCAGCCCCCGCGTATGGAGCCAGGGCGTAGGCGTCCATGCGAGCTAGCGCCCCGGCGGAGGGTACCAGCGGCTCGGACTGTGCGAAGAGGATGCGGAATTCCTCATCGAAGCTGGAGACCAGCTCGCCCTGGAACACGTGTGCCAGACTCCGGTGGATCTTCTCGAAGGACCACATAAAGCTGGGAGTAGGGTGGGGCCAGTCAGAGGGAGGGGGCGAGACCAGTCAGGGGAAAGGGCGGGGCCAGGGTTagagggaaggggcggggccgAGTAATGacccaggccaggctggggcagGACCCGCTGGAGCAGTGTCAGGGGCTCCAGGAGGAGGGCTTCTGGAGAGGAGGCCCTTTAATGGGGAGGTGCTGGGGctggcgtgggggggggggggggggcgggcaacGGGGCTGCGCGCACCTGTAGCTCCCGCTCATCACCACGGCACAATCCACTAGGAGGAACTTCTCCTTCACGTGGCCCTTGAAGGACTTCCCAGTACGGCAGTAGTAGGTGGGGCCCGCCACAGTGCGCACGCGTAGGAACTGGGGCAGGAGAGGCGGTAAGTCTCTGAAGAGGGATctcaccccttccctcccagccATGCCCTCCACCCTCCAGTCACTCACGTCCACGTGGTGCAGGTTGATGTGGCACTTGTCAGCCATGTCCAGGAAGTGCTGCGCGTTCACCTCATCTAGGAGGATGTAGACCGGGACGCGGCGCGCAGCGGCCTCCAGCACTTCACTGAGAAGGTCCACGTCGGTGAACATGTCCATCACCACGGCCACCACCTGCGGGGGGGTCGAATCAGGGACAGAGGACAGACCCCTCCACGGTCCCCACCATTCTCTAGCCATACCTccacgcccccgcccccagggcaGGTTGTCTCTGGATGCCAACAATGGCCACTAGCTCATCCCAGGGGAGAGTGGGGCCCTGTCATGGAATGGGGGTCAGAAGGGAGGGGGCTGTCAGAGGAGATATGGGGCTGCTGGTCTGCTAGGTGGCCTATGATGGAGCCTGAGGCAGGCACAGGGCCTGCAGCCTACTGGGGGCGGGCTGTCCTTCAGCTAGGGGCGGGTGTTCAGCCCAGGGCAGAGAGCCCTGATGGCGCAGGGGGCAAGGCAGATGAAGCCCCCAAAACACCCCTGCCTTACAGACGGCTGAGCTCCCAGGACCCCAGGGCAGGTATCAGGGCTGAGCCCGAGGCTCCATTTCTGCCCCTGGGAGAGGGTTGCCACGGGAGGGGCAGGCGGcggggggcagaggcaggggtccTTAGTGTCTGAACTTGCTGCCTTAGGGTCCATGGTTTAATAGCCTCCCTTTGCTATTTGCCAACTGTTTGGGGTGCTGAGGGCACAGGGATAAGAAGCTGTCAGCTAGGTCAAGGGCAGGACTAGAGAGAATTCTCTCAACAGTAAAGCCAGGCAAGGAGGGACCCCAACCATCCCAGAGCCCCTGAGTTTCTGGGCACTGGCCATGACCCTGGGCAAGCAAACCTGTGCAGTCTGCAGCTTGCAATAACCAAACCCCTGATGACCCGGGAAAAAGTCTGCCAGGGAGCCCTCATCACAGCTCGAAGCCTGGAGAGGCCTAGCCAGCCAGCCCTGGCCCCTCCCTTGCCCCCTAAGCTGGGCATGTTGGTATTTATCCTTCATCCTCACACTCCTATTCATGCTTCACGGTCCAGCTCAGGCTGCCCTTCCCCACTGCCTGCTGAGCCTGTGAAAGCACACCTGCTGGGCAGAGCGGATCATCCTTCGAGCCTCATCCTTGATGCAGGGGCTGTCAGGTGGCGGCGGCTGCACCAGTGTGGTAACCTCAGTGCCCTGGAAGCCGAAGGTCAGGGGCCAGCCCAGGTCGAGTTCAGGCACTGCCTGGTCTGAGTTCACAGGCCAGTAGGTGCCCGAGGAGCCATCGAAGTCCACGTTGGGAGGGCTGCCTTCGGGGGGCTCGAGGGCAACGTGCTGTGGGGCCCGCAGGTGGCGGCTCACGTGCTCCAGCTCCTCAGGGCACAGGAAGGCAGGTGCCCCCTCGGACGCTAGGAAGCTGCTATAGGCCTCCGGCCCGCCCTCAGCCAGTGCATCCACTGCCAGGCGGTAATATTCTTTGTAGTGGGGTGGCAGGTACCCGGGTGCCAGTGGGTTATCCCCCTGCGAGGAGCTCTGGGAGCGACGGGCCATGGCGGGGCCAGGGAcctgggggaagggcaggaagaCACGTTACAGAGGCAGGGGCTCTGGGCCACCCCCACACACATGTGGACACACATCATAGAAGGGGCTGTCAGTGACCTTGCGTGGGCTGTGGAGTTCAGCCCGTGCCTGGAGGTCTTCCAGGGCAGCCCCAGAACCTAGCATGCCCCCTAGCTGGGGGAACATCAGAAGAACGCCCCGACACAGGCACCCCAGCTGTCTCTCGTCGCTCTGGCCGTACCGGCCAGGCCCCTCCTTCACCAGGAGCCAGGCAGCATCTGGTGCCCCAGCTTCCCGCCAGGGGCTCTGGCTCCACACAAAACCCACTCAGGTTACTTTATGGCCTTGTGGACCCCTTCCtccattaaaaacaagaaaacactaATGATATTTTATGATagttggaagaaagaaaatataatccaGCCTTTActgttatatttacttttttcttctgattttatgaCATGAATGCATTTTCGTGGCCCCTGGCACTGTGCGTGCTGGACAAGCTGGGCCGCTGCCTGTGTCTCTGCCCCCAGTGCTGGGGGAACCTGGGCCGCTCCCTGTGCCTCTGGCCTGTTAACTCCACTGTAAAATGCACCTGtctcagccataaagaaggaaattttgtcatttgcagcaacgtggatgaacttgaagggtattatgctaagtgaaacgtcagagaaaaacaaatactgtatgtatcACTTGAATGTAGAGCCTAAAAGAAACACACCAATCCAGTGACTGTAATAAAGAAGCAGAGACTCagatgtgggggagggggaggcacaaAGTATCGGGCGTAAGATGGGCCCAAGGATGCCTTGTACAACagggggaatagagccaatagtTTGtggtaactgtaaatggagtgtaacctctaaaaattgtattaaaacatttttttttttaaatgcagctgtCAGGGTTGACCTGATAGCACACCTGGCCCAGGACACAGAGCTTGTCCTGGGATGCAGCGTTAAGCCCCATCCACAGACCCTCGCCACTCCTGCACCTGCCCTACAGGGTCACACACTCCGAGCAGCACAATCCACTCGCTGACCTCTCAGCCCTCCGAACCCTGACCCCTGTCCACTGTCCCATCTCAGACACCTCCCTGGGCCACACCCCAGGCACCAGCCCTCCCCGAGGCCTGTAATCCTGGCAGGAGCTTAGAGGCCTGTCCCTGCCAAGCCCAGCCCTGTGTGGCAGCAGCAACCTTTCCAAGTTTCTGGTCACTGCCTGGCTCCCTGCCGCACTCCGGAGGAAGTCGGAGCCCTTTGCGGTGGCCACTGGGCTCGTCCTGCGCTCTAAAGGTGCCTCTCCACCTTCACTGCTCACCCCAACTTCACATCAACCACGCCCACTGGCTCCACTCCAGCCCACCTGCCTCCAAAGGGCCTGCATGGGGGCCTGGCCTGGGTAAAAGCGGTCACTGGTCCTGGAAGGCCAGGTGGGGGTCTTTATTTGGTTCCCAGGGCCCATCTCCCCAGGATCCCTGAACCTGGAACCCTCCCTGGAAGGAGGGTCCGCTGGAAGCCAATCCTGCCTAGCCTGTGGCTTCCTGAACATCGGTCCTGGCTGGGGAGGCGGTTCTGCCAGACAACCcagactgcccccacccccccccaccccctgcaggtGCAGCTGGACGCTGCTGACTGCATGGGGTCCACGGCCCGCTGGAGACTGTTGCCTGAGAAAGTTGGGGGGTCAGGATGACCTGGGGAACCTCTCCTGCCTACCTTCCCTGGGAGGTGACAGGCTACTGAATGTGacatggaggtgggga
It contains:
- the FAM83H gene encoding protein FAM83H; the encoded protein is MARRSQSSSQGDNPLAPGYLPPHYKEYYRLAVDALAEGGPEAYSSFLASEGAPAFLCPEELEHVSRHLRAPQHVALEPPEGSPPNVDFDGSSGTYWPVNSDQAVPELDLGWPLTFGFQGTEVTTLVQPPPPDSPCIKDEARRMIRSAQQVVAVVMDMFTDVDLLSEVLEAAARRVPVYILLDEVNAQHFLDMADKCHINLHHVDFLRVRTVAGPTYYCRTGKSFKGHVKEKFLLVDCAVVMSGSYSFMWSFEKIHRSLAHVFQGELVSSFDEEFRILFAQSEPLVPSAGALARMDAYALAPYAGAGPLMGGQVTGALTPFSLPKRAHLLFPPPREEGLGFPSFLDPDRHFLSALRREESPRMPGGALEPHTGLWPLSRHLDAEAGPGGELLGPRGFFQARHQEMDAFKRHSYAAADGTGAVENFAAARQVSRQTFLGHGDDLRFQTSHFHRDQLYQQHYQWDPQLAPARPQGLFEKLRAGRPGFADHDDFTLGAGQRFPELGPDGPQRLDYVPSSASREVRHGSDPAFGPRPRGLEPAGAPSPNLGQRFPCQAVTRLGPETVPKPEPERRGRPEGRAGLRHWRLTSYLSGCHGEDAGEEGLPTPMEAEAYEDDVLVSGGRVAAGDLLTSSFRVPTSFPGSGSGGGDSSEPEGLEAGLAKQDSFRSRPNPLIQRSSRLRSSLIFSASQAEGTGGAVVATAEREQVVSEMPASGGKAMHSAVSTKVAELLEKYKGPTRDTGGMGAAVTVASHSKAVLSQAWREEVSAPGGVGSEHRSLESCLLDLRDSFTQQLHQEAKRQPGTAALTATQLLDTLGGSSGGADRLPSCFLSTQGRSTSPQGRDSPPPEGPGAHQPPHSEPKGIPTSAYPERKGSPTAGFPSCRDRPTTGFTEQKGSPASAYPEHKGSPVSPVPPVPEHRGSLPLPFSGESPKTGPTEEAPGGPMEILRRGSARLRQLLSPKGERRAEDEGSFPVPQENGQPESPRRPSPSQADSTEAATGEERGPRGCVASATANALYSSNLRDDTKAILEQISAHGQKHRGGAAPTPAQSSPEPGHPPAAGGRAPDMSDKDKCSAIFLADSLGTRGRLNRALPAGAAERDRLLHRMESMRKEKRVYSRFEVFCKKEEPGGPGAGEGPAEDTRDSKVGKFMPKLLGTFKSKK